A single window of Flavobacterium sp. 140616W15 DNA harbors:
- a CDS encoding RNA polymerase sigma factor: MDNKKFILSLKKGNEASFKEAYLNYYDKLINIAKRFNFTVLSPQDFVQETFLRLYNKRELLNEDVLFDKQLFTICKNIIINHLNRENKLIQLDPLEFQMEQEDTETDIFEERREKLYNFINLLPEQQQKIFTLHKLENLSYKEIASITDLSEKTIANHIYLASKFIRKKIEEH, from the coding sequence TTAAGGAAGCTTATCTAAATTACTACGATAAACTAATAAACATTGCCAAGCGATTTAATTTTACTGTTCTTAGCCCACAGGATTTCGTTCAGGAGACTTTTTTACGATTATATAATAAAAGAGAATTACTCAATGAAGATGTTTTATTTGATAAACAATTGTTTACAATATGCAAAAACATCATTATAAATCATCTTAATAGAGAAAACAAACTAATTCAGCTTGATCCTCTAGAATTTCAAATGGAGCAAGAAGATACTGAAACAGATATTTTTGAAGAAAGAAGAGAAAAATTATACAACTTCATAAATCTACTTCCCGAACAACAACAAAAAATATTCACTTTACACAAACTGGAAAACCTTAGTTATAAAGAGATTGCATCAATTACAGATCTTTCTGAAAAAACGATTGCCAATCATATTTATCTTGCCAGTAAATTTATTCGAAAAAAAATAGAAGAGCATTAG